One region of Actinomycetota bacterium genomic DNA includes:
- a CDS encoding helix-turn-helix domain-containing protein, translated as MTSGPMGDDEGLLTEKEAAAILQLSLPAVRKLRLAGSGPPYVMIGRQTRYRQAVVQGWLAGEGQRSSAADNR; from the coding sequence ATGACCAGCGGGCCGATGGGCGATGATGAGGGTCTGTTGACCGAGAAGGAGGCCGCGGCAATCTTGCAGCTGTCCCTGCCGGCGGTGCGGAAGCTTCGGTTGGCCGGATCAGGACCGCCGTATGTGATGATCGGTCGGCAGACCCGATACCGGCAGGCCGTCGTGCAAGGCTGGCTTGCCGGAGAGGGCCAGCGCAGCTCCGCGGCAGACAACCGCTAG